In Brassica rapa cultivar Chiifu-401-42 chromosome A06, CAAS_Brap_v3.01, whole genome shotgun sequence, a single window of DNA contains:
- the LOC103873056 gene encoding F-box protein At3g49450-like, giving the protein MKKRKQSVSKEEVRIISSTTSTKASGEKSCLPMDTILEVLSRLPAKSIARCRVVSKDWGSTLCRPYFTDLFLKMSSLSPCLLFTFHAEGKWSFFSSPESMLISDQKSSSVAVDSLSHVPIDYPIRVCVPACGLLCTKDEWVLSRKKDARMMICNPSTGGFKLLPKVKTGRGRVMTYLGYDPIEEVYKVLCMTASERPYIQKAEQHQVLTLGTGKLNWRMIECPISHYPRPRDNEICINGVLYYSAVEGGSWRTSTSSMIVCFDIRSEKLKFIVDEAIKDFKSPSTLINYKGKLGILTPHTSGAIDGISIGFELWVIDDIEKPTLWRHAHIFPPLWDTLVAQTSVNIVGLTGDSEIVFSPTVVSNPFYIFCYNMETKSIRRVEIKGFGPVTGQNIYTFLNHMENVKLIT; this is encoded by the coding sequence ATGAAGAAACGAAAGCAAAGCGTCTCGAAGGAAGAGGTTCGTATCATCTCTTCGACTACATCAACAAAGGCATCAGGAGAAAAATCTTGTCTCCCAATGGATACCATCCTTGAGGTACTTTCGAGATTGCCTGCCAAATCTATAGCGAGGTGTCGTGTCGTGTCTAAAGACTGGGGTTCCACTCTCTGCCGTCCATATTTCACGGATCTGTTTCTGAAGATGTCTTCTCTTAGTCCTTGTCTCCTTTTCACTTTCCATGCAGAGGGTAAGTGGTCATTTTTCTCCTCACCTGAGTCTATGCTGATTTCAGACCAGAAGTCGTCTAGTGTAGCTGTCGATAGTCTTAGTCATGTCCCTATAGATTATCCCATTAGAGTTTGTGTCCCTGCTTGTGGATTGTTGTGTACTAAAGATGAGTGGGTTTTAAGTAGAAAGAAAGATGCTAGGATGATGATATGTAACCCTAGCACAGGAGGATTCAAACTTTTACCCAAAGTGAAAACGGGGAGGGGTCGGGTTATGACATATTTAGGGTATGATCCAATAGAAGAAGTATACAAGGTATTGTGTATGACAGCTAGTGAAAGGCCCTATATTCAAAAAGCTGAACAACATCAGGTTCTCACGTTAGGAACGGGAAAACTGAACTGGAGAATGATTGAGTGTCCCATATCTCATTATCCCCGACCTCGAGATAATGAGATTTGCATAAACGGAGTTTTATATTATTCAGCTGTGGAAGGTGGGTCTTGGAGAACCTCTACGTCGTCTATGATTGTCTGTTTTGACATAAGATCTGAGAAGCTGAAGTTTATTGTTGATGAAGCTATCAAGGATTTTAAATCTCCTTCAACTCTAATAAATTACAAGGGAAAATTAGGTATACTCACTCCTCATACATCAGGTGCTATCGATGGAATATCCATTGGTTTCGAATTGTGGGTCATAGATGATATTGAGAAACCTACATTGTGGAGACATGCTCACATATTTCCGCCACTATGGGATACTCTAGTTGCTCAGACAAGTGTAAATATTGTTGGCCTTACCGGTGATAGTGAAATCGTGTTTTCTCCAACCGTCGTGTCCAACCCTTTCTACATTTTCTGCTACAACATGGAAACGAAATCTATCAGAAGAGTTGAAATCAAAGGTTTTGGACCTGTCACGGGTCAAAATATTTACACATTCTTAAACCATATGGAGAATGTGAAACTTATTACATAA